Proteins from a genomic interval of Amycolatopsis sp. cg13:
- the gnd gene encoding phosphogluconate dehydrogenase (NAD(+)-dependent, decarboxylating), whose protein sequence is MVQLGLVGLGKMGFNMRERLRAAGHEVVGYDRNQDVSDSTSLEDLVSKLSGPRIVWIMVPAGEPTRQTVTELGQLLSEGDLVIDGGNSKFTDDKLNADLLASHGVGYLDCGVSGGVWGKDNGYGLMVGGAASDVQRAMPIFDALRPEGPREEGFSHAGSVGAGHYAKMIHNGIEYGIMQAYAEGFELLEAAKIVDDVPAVIKGWQRGTVVRSWLLDLLVRALDEDPELDDLEGYVEDSGEGRWTLEEAVNNAVPAPVLSAALFARFSSRQKDSAAMRAVAALRSQFGGHAVKKAGS, encoded by the coding sequence ATGGTTCAGCTGGGTCTCGTCGGCCTGGGCAAGATGGGCTTCAACATGCGCGAGCGGCTGCGCGCCGCCGGGCACGAGGTGGTCGGCTACGACCGCAACCAGGACGTCAGCGACTCGACCTCGCTCGAAGACCTGGTGTCCAAGCTGTCCGGTCCCCGGATCGTGTGGATCATGGTCCCGGCCGGGGAGCCGACCCGGCAGACCGTCACCGAGCTCGGGCAGCTGCTGTCCGAGGGCGATCTGGTGATCGACGGCGGGAACTCGAAGTTCACCGACGACAAACTGAACGCTGATCTGCTCGCGTCGCACGGCGTCGGCTACCTCGACTGCGGCGTCTCCGGCGGCGTGTGGGGCAAGGACAACGGCTACGGCCTGATGGTCGGCGGCGCGGCGTCCGACGTCCAGCGCGCGATGCCGATCTTCGACGCGCTGCGTCCGGAAGGCCCGCGCGAGGAAGGCTTCTCGCACGCTGGCTCGGTCGGCGCCGGGCACTACGCGAAGATGATCCACAACGGCATCGAGTACGGCATCATGCAGGCCTACGCCGAGGGCTTCGAACTGCTCGAAGCCGCGAAGATCGTCGACGACGTGCCCGCCGTGATCAAGGGCTGGCAGCGCGGCACCGTGGTCCGCTCCTGGCTGCTCGACCTGCTCGTGCGCGCGCTGGACGAGGACCCGGAGCTGGACGACCTCGAAGGCTACGTCGAGGACTCCGGCGAAGGCCGCTGGACGCTGGAGGAAGCGGTCAACAACGCGGTTCCGGCCCCGGTGCTGTCGGCCGCGCTGTTCGCCCGGTTCTCCTCGCGGCAGAAGGACTCCGCCGCGATGCGCGCCGTCGCCGCGCTGCGCAGCCAGTTCGGCGGCCACGCGGTGAAGAAGGCCGGGAGCTAG
- the dnaN gene encoding DNA polymerase III subunit beta produces MKIRVERDGLADAVAWVARSLPSRPPVPVLGGVLLDAGADGESDALTVSGFDYEVSATVGVPATIADGGRLLVSGRLLADITKALPAQPVEISVDGARATITCGSARFSLPTMPVEDYPQLPSQPAHAGELTGDVFGQAVTQVATAAGKDDTLPMLTGMRLEISGETLTLVATDRFRLAMREFTWKPAEGLSDAAVLVPARTLAEAAKTLGGAGTTVQLALASGDGLLGLSGAGRYTTTRLLDAEFPPYRQLLPANHTSRAVIEVSALTESIKRVSLVAERGTQVRLEFGDGSLRLSAGGDDEGSAEEELQVDYEGEPVTIAFNPGYLVDGLGALHSDRAELTFTTPNRPALIKPADAEGNVVPGYLYLLMPVRLPG; encoded by the coding sequence ATGAAGATCCGCGTCGAGCGCGACGGGCTCGCCGACGCCGTCGCGTGGGTGGCCAGAAGCCTCCCCTCCCGGCCTCCGGTGCCGGTGCTGGGCGGTGTTCTCCTCGACGCGGGCGCGGACGGAGAGTCCGACGCGCTCACGGTCTCCGGCTTCGACTACGAGGTCTCGGCCACGGTCGGCGTGCCCGCGACCATCGCCGACGGCGGACGGCTGCTCGTCTCCGGCCGCCTGCTGGCCGACATCACCAAGGCGCTGCCCGCGCAGCCGGTGGAGATCTCCGTCGACGGCGCCCGCGCCACCATCACGTGCGGCAGCGCCCGGTTCAGCCTCCCGACCATGCCGGTCGAGGACTACCCGCAGCTGCCGTCCCAGCCCGCCCACGCGGGCGAGCTCACCGGCGACGTCTTCGGCCAGGCGGTCACCCAGGTCGCCACCGCGGCCGGCAAGGACGACACGCTCCCCATGCTCACCGGCATGCGGCTGGAGATCTCCGGCGAGACGCTCACCCTCGTCGCCACCGACCGGTTCCGGCTCGCGATGCGCGAGTTCACCTGGAAGCCGGCCGAGGGCCTGTCCGACGCCGCGGTGCTCGTCCCGGCGCGCACGCTCGCCGAGGCCGCCAAGACGCTCGGCGGCGCGGGCACCACGGTGCAGCTCGCGCTCGCTTCCGGCGACGGCCTGCTCGGTCTTTCCGGCGCGGGTCGCTACACGACCACCCGGCTGCTCGACGCCGAGTTCCCGCCGTACCGCCAGCTGCTGCCCGCGAACCACACCTCGCGCGCGGTCATCGAGGTCAGCGCGCTCACCGAGTCGATCAAGCGTGTTTCGCTGGTCGCCGAGCGCGGCACCCAGGTGCGGCTCGAGTTCGGCGACGGCTCCCTGCGGCTGTCCGCCGGCGGCGACGACGAGGGCAGCGCCGAAGAGGAACTGCAGGTCGACTACGAGGGCGAGCCGGTCACCATCGCGTTCAACCCCGGCTACCTCGTCGACGGGCTCGGCGCGCTGCACAGCGACCGGGCCGAGCTGACCTTCACCACGCCCAACCGGCCGGCGCTGATCAAGCCCGCCGACGCCGAGGGCAACGTCGTCCCCGGATATCTCTACCTGCTCATGCCGGTCCGGCTGCCGGGCTGA
- the dnaA gene encoding chromosomal replication initiator protein DnaA encodes MSEHQHNLGVIWEQVVRELSDGTLSPQQRAWMRVTRPIGLLDGTALLAAPSDFAKEAIERALRTSITEALSRRLGRPVSLAVKVDSTEPVAPVPRYAASPARVENDVPHPEPLPVQQPASPHTENGQADHVRPERPKPKPPPRRPQVEAAGLPPARVDPPPPPPQQQPLHPAHPGLDDIEDPDEEVDEEGEALATANEIWPRFAGQPIAGQPYTAPAQPQTSKTKLNEKYNFDTFVIGASNRFAHAAAVAVAEAPARAYNPLFIWGESGLGKTHLLHAVGHYAQRLFPGMRVRYVSTEEFTNDFINSLRDDRKVAFQRRYRDVDILLVDDIQFLEGKEGTQEEFFHTFNTLHNQNKQIVVSSDRPPKRLETLEDRLRTRFEWGLITDIQPPELETRIAILRKKAAQDRLAVPGDVLEFIASRVEANIRELEGALIRVTAFASLNQQPVEAGLAEIVLRDLIPDSHTPEITAPTIMGVTAEFFDVTLDELCGPGKTKALATARQIAMYLCRELTEMSLPKIGQTFGGRDHTTVMHADKKIRKEMAERRRIYDQVQELTSRIKQRARQ; translated from the coding sequence GTGTCGGAGCACCAGCACAATCTGGGCGTCATCTGGGAGCAGGTGGTGCGGGAGCTGTCCGACGGCACCCTCTCCCCGCAGCAACGAGCCTGGATGCGGGTGACCCGCCCGATCGGTCTCCTCGACGGCACCGCGCTGCTGGCCGCGCCGAGCGATTTCGCGAAGGAAGCCATCGAACGCGCGCTGCGCACCTCGATCACCGAAGCGCTGTCCCGTCGGCTCGGCCGTCCCGTGTCGCTCGCGGTGAAGGTCGACAGCACTGAACCGGTCGCGCCGGTACCCCGTTATGCGGCGTCACCCGCCCGGGTGGAAAACGATGTCCCGCATCCGGAGCCGCTGCCGGTGCAGCAGCCCGCGAGCCCGCACACGGAGAACGGCCAGGCCGACCACGTGCGCCCGGAGCGTCCGAAGCCGAAACCGCCGCCGCGCCGGCCGCAAGTCGAAGCGGCCGGTCTTCCGCCGGCGCGGGTCGACCCGCCGCCGCCCCCGCCTCAGCAGCAGCCGTTGCATCCGGCCCACCCCGGCCTGGACGACATCGAGGACCCGGACGAGGAAGTCGACGAAGAAGGCGAAGCGCTGGCGACCGCCAACGAGATCTGGCCCCGGTTCGCCGGGCAGCCGATCGCGGGCCAGCCCTACACCGCGCCCGCGCAGCCGCAGACGTCGAAGACGAAGCTGAACGAGAAGTACAACTTCGACACCTTCGTCATCGGAGCGTCCAACCGCTTCGCGCACGCCGCCGCGGTCGCCGTGGCCGAGGCACCGGCCCGCGCGTACAACCCGTTGTTCATCTGGGGCGAGTCCGGGCTCGGCAAGACGCACCTGCTGCACGCGGTCGGGCACTACGCGCAGCGACTGTTCCCCGGCATGCGCGTGCGGTACGTCTCCACCGAAGAGTTCACGAACGACTTCATCAACTCGCTGCGAGACGACCGCAAGGTCGCCTTCCAGCGGCGTTACCGCGACGTCGACATCCTGCTGGTGGACGACATCCAGTTCCTGGAGGGCAAGGAAGGCACCCAGGAGGAGTTCTTCCACACCTTCAACACCCTGCACAACCAGAACAAGCAGATCGTGGTCAGCTCCGACCGGCCGCCCAAGCGGCTGGAAACCCTGGAGGACCGGCTGCGGACGCGGTTCGAATGGGGCTTGATCACCGACATCCAGCCGCCTGAGCTGGAAACCCGGATCGCGATCCTCCGCAAGAAGGCAGCGCAGGACCGGCTCGCGGTGCCCGGCGACGTGCTGGAGTTCATCGCGTCGCGGGTCGAGGCGAACATCCGCGAACTGGAGGGCGCGCTGATCCGCGTCACCGCGTTCGCGTCGCTGAACCAGCAGCCGGTGGAAGCCGGGCTCGCCGAGATCGTGCTGCGCGATCTGATCCCGGATTCGCACACGCCGGAGATCACCGCGCCGACCATCATGGGCGTCACCGCCGAGTTCTTCGACGTGACGCTCGACGAGCTGTGCGGGCCTGGCAAGACGAAGGCGCTCGCCACCGCCCGCCAGATCGCGATGTACCTCTGCCGCGAGCTGACCGAGATGTCGCTGCCGAAGATCGGGCAGACGTTCGGCGGCCGCGACCACACGACCGTCATGCACGCGGACAAGAAGATCCGCAAGGAGATGGCCGAGCGCAGGCGGATTTACGACCAGGTGCAAGAGCTGACGTCGCGGATCAAGCAGCGCGCGCGTCAGTAG